From the genome of Kineococcus endophyticus, one region includes:
- a CDS encoding tyrosine-type recombinase/integrase, whose amino-acid sequence MTGERALSTAPTTIPATAVVPMVTVAPSLAVRPAPLDRLPGASGDDPFHRLAAAWLLGYGGHTQAAYRRDLSAWATWCQQLDVHPLAAQRFHVDAWVRHLTTQPQPRTGRPTSAATIARRLSALSRFYDYGIHDAQFLTHSPVASVRRPRVSDDSQAVGLTAEELRCLLAAAAAHSNRTHALVALLTFCGLRIGEALGADVSDYGHDHGHRVLRITRKGGKAARVPLPPPVVRALDDYLAETGTKPAGEALAEGTGASGRFEPRASGPLFLAAGGGRRYPYTSAYEQLGRLCRAVGLPRGVSPHSLRHSYATESLRLGAALQDVQDAMGHADPRTTRRYDRSRHNLDRSPNYLLSRSLTGEDAG is encoded by the coding sequence GTGACCGGCGAGCGGGCACTGAGCACTGCTCCGACCACCATCCCGGCCACCGCCGTGGTCCCCATGGTGACCGTCGCGCCGTCCCTCGCGGTGCGGCCGGCGCCGCTGGACCGACTGCCCGGCGCCAGCGGCGATGACCCGTTCCACCGGCTGGCTGCGGCCTGGCTGCTTGGCTACGGCGGGCACACTCAGGCCGCCTACCGCCGCGACCTGAGCGCGTGGGCCACCTGGTGCCAGCAGCTGGACGTCCACCCCCTGGCGGCCCAGCGCTTCCACGTCGACGCCTGGGTCCGCCACCTGACCACCCAGCCGCAGCCCCGGACCGGCCGTCCCACCTCGGCGGCCACCATCGCCCGCCGCCTCTCGGCGCTGTCCCGCTTCTACGACTACGGCATCCACGACGCGCAGTTCCTGACCCATTCCCCCGTCGCCTCCGTGCGCCGGCCCCGCGTCAGCGACGACAGCCAAGCCGTCGGCCTGACCGCTGAGGAGCTGCGGTGCCTGCTGGCCGCCGCGGCCGCGCACTCGAACCGCACCCACGCACTGGTCGCGCTGCTGACCTTCTGCGGGCTGCGGATCGGTGAAGCCTTGGGCGCGGACGTGAGCGACTACGGCCACGACCACGGCCACCGCGTCCTGCGGATCACCCGCAAAGGCGGCAAGGCTGCCCGAGTCCCGCTGCCACCCCCGGTGGTGCGGGCCCTGGATGACTACCTCGCCGAGACCGGCACCAAGCCCGCCGGTGAAGCCTTGGCTGAGGGGACTGGGGCGTCTGGTCGTTTTGAGCCGCGCGCCAGCGGCCCGCTCTTCCTGGCGGCCGGTGGGGGTCGTCGCTACCCGTACACCAGTGCCTACGAGCAGCTGGGGCGGTTGTGTCGGGCGGTGGGTCTGCCGCGTGGGGTGAGCCCGCATAGCCTGCGGCATTCCTACGCCACCGAGAGCCTGCGCCTGGGAGCTGCGCTGCAGGACGTCCAGGACGCCATGGGCCACGCCGACCCCCGCACCACCCGCCGCTACGACCGGTCCCGGCACAACCTGGACCGATCCCCCAACTATCTCCTCTCCAGATCCCTGACTGGAGAAGATGCAGGCTGA